Within the Arthrobacter sp. V1I7 genome, the region GCAGGACGCTGCAGCCCTGTCCATTGATTTCGACGATGATGTCCCTGATCTGGTTGACGATCAGCGGCGCCAGCCCCAGGGACGGCTCGTCGAGCAGGAGCAGCCTGGGCCCTTGCATGAGGGCACGTCCCACTGCGAGCATCTGCTGCTCGCCGCCGGAGAGCAGCCCCGCGGCGAGGTCGTTCTTCCGCGCCAGGACAGGGAACAGGTCCACCACGTTCTCGTATGCCTTCGCGGCGGCTGCCTTGGACTGGATATAGCCGCCGGCCTTGAGGTTGTCACGCACACTGAGGTCCGTGAATACCCGCCTTCCCTCAAGGGAGATGGAAATTCCCTTGCGAACCCGGGCCCAGGCGCTTTGGCCCGAGACATCGCTGTCCCGATACCGAATCGCACCGCCCGCAATCGTGCCGCCATGGATTCCCAAGAGCCCTGATATGGCACGCAGCAAGGTTGTCTTCCCGGCCCCGTTGACGCCCAGGAGGGCAACTATCTCTCCTTCGAAGACGTCAAGGCTCACACCCTCAAGGGCGGATATCGCGCCGCCGCTGTAGGCGACGGAGAGGTCGTCCACCGACAGCACCTTGGCGGCGTGTGAGCGGTCGGGACTCTGCCGAGCGGTCCGTCTCTCGCTGTTCATGGTTTCTCCTTGTGGTGCCATATCAGGCTCATGGGATTACTTGCTGAGAACTGAGGCGTTGTATTTCTGCGCCACCTCGGACTGGAAGCCGTATTCCTTCAGCTTCAGGCCGGTCTTGGCGGACTCGTCGACAGTGAAGATCGAGACGGTGTTGCCGGACGTGCGCTCGTCCAGGTTCTGGCCGTAGTTGAAGGCGCCGCCGGCAAGGCCCATGTCGTCCACGGTGCCCAGCGACTTGGCGACGTCCAGCAGCTTCTCGCGTGAGAGGTCACCTGCT harbors:
- a CDS encoding ABC transporter ATP-binding protein, with the translated sequence MNSERRTARQSPDRSHAAKVLSVDDLSVAYSGGAISALEGVSLDVFEGEIVALLGVNGAGKTTLLRAISGLLGIHGGTIAGGAIRYRDSDVSGQSAWARVRKGISISLEGRRVFTDLSVRDNLKAGGYIQSKAAAAKAYENVVDLFPVLARKNDLAAGLLSGGEQQMLAVGRALMQGPRLLLLDEPSLGLAPLIVNQIRDIIVEINGQGCSVLLIEQNVATAMSIADYAYVLDSRRVQHQGTAAALLEDDTLRDLYLGIAAPAASQKIENGARH